The following are from one region of the Dehalococcoidia bacterium genome:
- a CDS encoding AAA family ATPase, with product MEDTQTRRDVERLRESLGELPEPTINPAFIVVSGLPGSGKSYLCRRLAERLLSLPPRPIASSSPSANPNSPTFPILESDAMRQSLFLTPNYSRGESDRLFQACYMLIEELLGKGIPLILDSTNLIERHRERLYHIAESAGARLILVRVEAPPELVRQRLKDRLLSLDPDDKSEADWSVYRQMSATSQRIRRNHFAVDTSRDITPAIDRIVREVNR from the coding sequence ATGGAAGATACCCAAACTAGAAGAGATGTGGAGCGACTGAGGGAAAGCCTGGGCGAATTGCCCGAGCCAACCATCAACCCGGCCTTCATCGTGGTAAGTGGCCTGCCAGGAAGTGGTAAATCCTACCTCTGCCGCCGGCTTGCCGAGCGCCTTTTATCTCTCCCCCCCCGACCCATAGCTTCATCTTCGCCCTCCGCAAACCCCAATTCTCCAACTTTCCCCATCCTGGAGAGCGATGCAATGAGACAATCCCTTTTCCTCACCCCAAACTATAGTCGCGGCGAAAGCGACCGCCTGTTTCAGGCTTGCTACATGCTCATTGAAGAACTGCTTGGAAAAGGCATCCCGCTTATCCTCGACTCCACAAACCTGATCGAGCGCCACCGGGAGCGCCTCTATCACATCGCTGAAAGCGCGGGGGCCAGGCTGATTCTGGTACGTGTTGAGGCACCCCCTGAATTAGTGCGTCAGCGCCTTAAGGACCGACTCTTGAGCCTAGACCCAGACGACAAATCCGAGGCTGACTGGAGTGTCTACCGGCAGATGAGCGCCACTTCCCAGCGCATTCGACGAAATCACTTCGCTGTCGATACTTCCAGGGATATCACCCCGGCAATCGATAGGATCGTACGTGAGGTGAATCGCTAA
- the glmS gene encoding glutamine--fructose-6-phosphate transaminase (isomerizing) → MCGIVGYIGGRDAQPILLQSLKRLEYRGYDSCGIAVLGSTIKVSKDVGRVQQLEKALPRDNGKLGIGHTRWATHGKPSRSNAHPHTDCSGNIAVVHNGVIDNSQQLRDELTGEGHRFLSETDTEVMPHLIERYYQGDLEQAVKRALADVKGSYALIVLAANHEELLVARNDSPLVIGVGDGENFVASDVPALLDYTDRVIYLEDGDVGIITGDAIRLLNQDCEVRRETNVIPWTLEDAQKGGYEHFMLKEIHEQPRVIRDTLGGYISAIEPAVDLGLERTDFEDVLLLACGTSYHAGLVGRCLLERIARVPVRVEIASEFSHSDAVLGKTWVIGITQSGETADLLGALKKAKQMGCKTLAITNCIGSSVTRIADQTFYIKAHPEISVAATKSFIAQLMALYLLALSEAKMDIRSLQGLIGELSVLPDRVQLILDDEEKIARFGKYLSTYDSAFFIARGINFPVALEGALKLKEISYIHAEGYPAGEIKHGPFALLTPDTPVIAITARDDTYEAMLANIKEIKARESPVIALAGEDDEDIEQFVDHVIRVPGVSSILSPVINSVALQLLAYYAAKERGCPIDMPRNLAKSVTVK, encoded by the coding sequence ATGTGTGGCATCGTGGGCTACATTGGGGGCAGGGATGCCCAGCCCATACTACTCCAATCATTGAAGAGATTGGAGTATAGGGGATACGATTCCTGTGGAATTGCTGTCCTGGGTAGCACCATCAAGGTCAGCAAGGATGTGGGAAGGGTGCAGCAACTGGAGAAAGCTCTGCCCCGGGATAATGGCAAGCTGGGCATCGGCCATACCAGATGGGCGACCCATGGTAAACCCTCCAGGTCCAATGCTCACCCCCACACGGATTGCAGTGGTAATATCGCTGTGGTGCATAATGGGGTGATAGATAACTCCCAGCAGCTCAGAGATGAGCTAACCGGGGAGGGACATCGATTCCTCTCCGAGACGGATACCGAGGTGATGCCGCATCTGATCGAGAGGTATTACCAGGGCGATCTGGAGCAAGCGGTAAAAAGGGCACTCGCAGATGTTAAGGGTTCCTACGCCCTGATCGTGCTCGCAGCGAACCATGAAGAGCTACTGGTAGCTAGAAATGATAGCCCGCTTGTAATAGGTGTTGGTGATGGGGAGAACTTCGTCGCCTCGGATGTGCCTGCACTGCTGGACTATACTGACAGGGTGATATATTTGGAGGATGGGGATGTAGGTATTATCACCGGGGATGCGATAAGGCTCTTAAACCAGGACTGTGAGGTGAGGAGGGAGACCAACGTGATCCCCTGGACCCTGGAGGACGCTCAGAAGGGTGGCTATGAGCACTTCATGCTCAAGGAGATACACGAGCAGCCTAGGGTGATAAGGGATACCCTGGGGGGATATATATCTGCCATAGAGCCAGCGGTTGACCTGGGGCTGGAGCGCACTGATTTCGAGGACGTCCTGCTGCTGGCGTGTGGCACCTCCTATCATGCCGGTCTTGTAGGTAGATGTTTGCTGGAAAGGATAGCCAGAGTACCGGTAAGGGTGGAGATAGCCTCTGAGTTCAGCCACTCTGACGCTGTGTTGGGCAAAACCTGGGTGATTGGAATCACCCAATCTGGCGAGACCGCTGATTTACTGGGAGCTTTAAAAAAGGCGAAGCAGATGGGATGTAAAACCCTGGCCATTACCAACTGCATTGGAAGTAGCGTCACCCGGATCGCTGATCAAACATTCTACATTAAGGCACACCCGGAGATAAGTGTAGCTGCTACCAAGAGCTTTATCGCTCAGCTAATGGCGCTTTATCTATTGGCTCTATCTGAGGCAAAAATGGATATCAGATCTCTCCAGGGCCTGATCGGTGAGCTGAGCGTATTGCCGGACAGAGTGCAGCTTATATTGGATGACGAGGAAAAGATCGCTCGGTTTGGCAAATATCTATCAACGTATGATAGTGCTTTCTTCATTGCCCGGGGAATCAATTTCCCCGTGGCACTTGAGGGGGCCTTGAAGCTCAAGGAGATATCCTACATCCATGCCGAGGGCTATCCTGCAGGGGAGATCAAGCATGGCCCCTTCGCCTTACTCACACCCGATACCCCGGTCATCGCCATTACTGCCAGGGATGATACATATGAAGCAATGCTGGCAAATATAAAGGAGATAAAGGCCAGGGAATCACCAGTGATTGCCCTGGCTGGTGAAGATGATGAGGACATAGAACAATTCGTAGACCACGTCATCCGTGTACCCGGTGTTAGTTCTATATTATCACCGGTGATTAACTCGGTTGCTTTGCAGCTCCTGGCCTATTATGCCGCTAAAGAGAGGGGCTGCCCTATAGACATGCCCAGGAACCTGGCAAAGAGCGTCACCGTGAAGTGA
- a CDS encoding glucose-1-phosphate thymidylyltransferase — protein MKALILAGGTGTRLKPITHTVAKQLLPVANKPILFYVLDQVIESGITDIGIIVSPETGNRIKEVVADGSKWQAKITYILQPEPLGLAHAVETAQDFLGSSSFLMFLGDNLIQGGVKAFVDEFNSLRPDALVLLKEVSDPRFFGVAELDPSGKVVRLVEKPKEPKSNLALVGAYLFTPEIHRAIAQIKPSWRGELEITDAIQKLFDLGKTVQSHILKGWWLDTGKKDDLLEANRVVLDDLLQPSIKGDVDSKSQVAGRVEIREGAKIEGSTVRGPVSIAERCQIRNSLIGPFTSIGAGTVIEDSSIEHSVILENSRIYRIERLEDSIIGSGVELQKADERFRAIKLFVGDDARIEL, from the coding sequence ATGAAAGCTTTGATACTGGCTGGTGGCACCGGCACACGACTCAAGCCCATTACCCATACCGTCGCCAAGCAGCTTCTCCCTGTAGCCAATAAACCCATTCTTTTCTATGTCCTGGACCAGGTAATAGAATCAGGAATTACCGATATCGGCATTATCGTTTCGCCGGAGACGGGCAACCGGATAAAGGAGGTTGTAGCGGATGGCTCGAAGTGGCAGGCTAAAATTACCTACATTTTACAGCCGGAGCCCTTGGGACTCGCTCATGCTGTGGAAACAGCCCAGGACTTCCTTGGCAGCTCCTCCTTTCTCATGTTCCTCGGCGATAATCTAATTCAGGGCGGTGTCAAGGCTTTCGTTGACGAATTCAATAGCCTCAGGCCTGATGCGTTGGTTCTGCTGAAGGAGGTTAGCGACCCCCGTTTTTTCGGTGTTGCCGAGCTCGATCCCTCGGGTAAAGTGGTGCGGCTGGTGGAAAAGCCGAAAGAACCCAAGAGCAACCTTGCCCTGGTCGGTGCCTATCTTTTCACGCCTGAAATCCACAGGGCAATAGCTCAGATTAAGCCATCCTGGCGAGGGGAACTGGAAATAACCGATGCCATCCAGAAGCTCTTTGACCTGGGGAAGACGGTTCAAAGCCACATCCTGAAGGGCTGGTGGCTGGATACCGGGAAGAAGGATGACCTGCTGGAGGCAAACCGGGTGGTGCTCGACGATCTGCTGCAGCCGAGTATCAAGGGCGATGTTGATTCTAAGAGCCAGGTCGCGGGAAGGGTTGAGATTAGAGAAGGGGCTAAGATAGAAGGGAGCACCGTTCGAGGCCCCGTATCCATTGCTGAGAGGTGTCAGATCAGGAATTCGTTAATAGGCCCCTTTACAAGCATAGGCGCTGGCACAGTAATAGAGGATTCATCCATAGAGCACTCGGTTATTTTAGAAAATAGCCGTATTTATCGCATTGAGCGTCTGGAGGATAGTATCATAGGCAGCGGGGTCGAACTCCAGAAAGCGGACGAAAGATTCAGGGCGATAAAACTCTTTGTCGGCGATGATGCCAGAATAGAACTTTAA
- the rfbB gene encoding dTDP-glucose 4,6-dehydratase, with translation MRLLVTGGAGFIGSNFVHYMLEQHPDYHILDLDALTYAGSMENLKEIVENPGHRFIQGRIEDGKLVDGLMPGVDAVINFAAESHVDRSIVEPQVFITTNVLGTQVLLDAALRHEVKLFCQISTDEVYGAVELDSAERFIEESPIRPNSPYSASKASADLLVRAYYRTYGLPVVISRCTNNYGPRQHAEKFIPTVILSALRGKPVPIYGDGLYVRDWIHVLDHCRAIDLILHRGKVGEVYNIGGDNEWANIELAREILQITGKPENLLQSVPDRPGHDRRYTLSSEKLRRELGWKPGVPFDQGLSETVRWYSEINK, from the coding sequence ATGAGGCTACTTGTAACCGGAGGCGCGGGCTTTATTGGCTCCAATTTCGTTCACTATATGCTTGAGCAGCATCCCGACTACCATATACTGGACCTCGATGCCCTAACCTATGCCGGAAGCATGGAGAACCTGAAGGAGATAGTGGAAAATCCCGGTCACAGGTTTATTCAAGGCAGGATCGAGGATGGGAAGCTGGTGGACGGGCTTATGCCAGGGGTCGATGCGGTCATAAACTTCGCCGCCGAGTCCCATGTCGATAGGAGCATCGTTGAGCCCCAGGTCTTCATTACGACCAATGTCCTGGGGACTCAGGTATTACTCGATGCGGCGCTCAGGCACGAGGTCAAGCTTTTCTGCCAGATTTCAACCGACGAGGTTTATGGAGCCGTTGAGCTTGACTCGGCGGAGCGATTCATTGAGGAATCTCCCATACGTCCCAATTCGCCCTACTCCGCCAGCAAGGCCTCCGCCGACCTCCTGGTCCGGGCATACTACCGAACCTACGGGCTGCCCGTGGTTATCTCCCGCTGCACCAATAACTACGGACCGAGGCAACATGCTGAGAAGTTCATCCCCACGGTGATTCTCAGTGCCCTGCGGGGTAAGCCGGTCCCTATCTACGGCGATGGCCTGTATGTGCGGGACTGGATTCATGTCCTTGACCACTGCCGGGCGATAGACCTTATCCTGCACAGAGGGAAGGTTGGCGAGGTCTATAACATCGGGGGCGACAATGAGTGGGCTAATATCGAGCTTGCGCGAGAAATCCTGCAGATTACCGGCAAACCAGAAAATCTGCTTCAGTCTGTACCCGATCGCCCCGGTCACGACAGGCGCTATACTCTGAGCAGCGAGAAGCTAAGGCGTGAGCTGGGCTGGAAGCCTGGGGTTCCCTTCGACCAGGGCCTCAGCGAGACTGTCCGCTGGTATTCAGAGATAAATAAGTGA
- the glmU gene encoding bifunctional sugar-1-phosphate nucleotidylyltransferase/acetyltransferase has protein sequence MRIEQAVILAAGEGQRLRPFTVLKPKVMIHIANKPILQYVVEALALNGVRHIVMVVGYRKEQVQDYFGSGEKFGVEIDYVVQRQQLGTAHALRQARDVVGDSFLVLPGDNIIKPDTIARLIEAKPGIILVKRQENISKYGVVTAKKGMVEEIVEKPQEATSKLVNTGIYALDRGILEFIEEERELPMVLKNMVARGYHIAAQETDDTWLDAVYPWDILRLNDIALGDISQSVAGTVEKGVTLKGAVSIGRGTVVRAGCYLVGPLIIGENSEIGPHACIFPATSIGDQVTISPFGQVRNSAIGNGARIGPGSILEDTIVDRGSVLGGHFSAFSGEAVIEVEGEYHKVNTGAVVGEHCDIEDNVIARPGVIIGNHSRVRALKLLSGKIPDGSLVM, from the coding sequence ATGAGGATAGAGCAGGCAGTGATACTGGCCGCTGGTGAAGGGCAGAGGCTCAGGCCCTTTACTGTCCTGAAGCCAAAAGTGATGATCCACATAGCCAATAAGCCGATACTGCAATATGTAGTCGAGGCGCTGGCGCTTAACGGCGTGCGGCATATCGTAATGGTGGTTGGCTACAGGAAGGAACAGGTTCAAGACTATTTCGGCTCCGGGGAGAAGTTCGGCGTGGAGATCGATTATGTAGTGCAGAGGCAGCAATTGGGCACTGCTCATGCCTTGAGGCAAGCCAGAGACGTGGTTGGGGATAGCTTCCTGGTCCTACCCGGGGATAACATCATCAAGCCTGATACTATCGCTCGGCTTATTGAGGCAAAACCGGGCATCATCCTGGTAAAAAGGCAGGAAAACATATCCAAGTATGGCGTGGTGACTGCTAAAAAGGGGATGGTTGAGGAGATCGTGGAGAAGCCCCAGGAAGCGACGAGCAAGCTGGTAAATACCGGCATTTATGCTCTTGACCGGGGCATACTGGAGTTTATAGAAGAAGAGCGCGAACTCCCGATGGTGCTCAAGAATATGGTGGCCCGGGGTTATCATATAGCGGCTCAAGAGACGGACGATACCTGGCTCGATGCTGTGTACCCCTGGGATATATTGAGGTTAAATGATATAGCGCTGGGTGACATATCGCAGAGCGTGGCGGGCACCGTTGAGAAAGGCGTGACCTTGAAAGGAGCGGTCTCCATAGGGAGGGGGACAGTGGTCAGGGCTGGCTGCTATCTGGTAGGACCGCTTATAATCGGGGAGAACTCGGAGATAGGCCCGCACGCCTGCATATTCCCCGCAACAAGCATCGGTGATCAGGTAACCATATCCCCCTTCGGCCAGGTCAGGAACAGCGCTATCGGAAACGGCGCCCGCATAGGCCCGGGTTCTATACTGGAGGACACGATTGTCGATCGCGGCTCGGTTCTGGGGGGGCATTTTTCGGCCTTTAGCGGCGAAGCGGTAATAGAGGTTGAGGGCGAATATCATAAGGTGAATACCGGGGCGGTAGTGGGTGAGCACTGCGATATAGAGGACAATGTGATAGCTAGACCGGGGGTGATAATTGGTAATCACTCCCGCGTACGGGCGCTGAAGTTGCTCTCGGGTAAGATACCAGATGGAAGCCTGGTGATGTAA
- a CDS encoding glycosyltransferase family 2 protein, translating to MKEVSIIFPALNEEETIGKVIDEVPMEEIQGKGYRAKVIVFDNGSTDKTREIAESKGARVITEPLRGKGRAIRTAFESVGGDYIFILDAD from the coding sequence ATGAAAGAGGTCTCTATAATCTTCCCTGCACTGAATGAGGAGGAGACGATCGGGAAGGTCATCGATGAAGTGCCTATGGAGGAGATACAAGGGAAGGGCTACCGGGCTAAGGTCATCGTCTTTGATAATGGGAGCACCGATAAGACCAGGGAGATCGCCGAATCAAAGGGAGCGCGGGTTATAACGGAACCACTCAGGGGGAAAGGCAGGGCAATAAGGACAGCCTTTGAATCGGTAGGTGGGGACTACATATTTATACTGGATGCCGATTAG
- a CDS encoding DegV family protein: protein MMRKVGIVTDSTACIPEELVAKYDICIVPLMIIFEGKSYRDGIDMSPSEVYRIMRRRENLPTTSTPSAGDFLGAYRRLSEQAESILCITLTSQQSKIYDTALVARDVAKEVLTNTAIDVLDSRAVGGALGLIVLEAARAASQGADMAQVAEVARGMMPRVHFIAMLDTLFYLARTGRTGRAQAWAGSLLKIKPVVEHATSTGETMPVARPRTKTKAVKQLMDIMAERVGDSPVHVIVHHADELEDGEKLKADIASRFNCVELYLTEFTPGMGVHAGPGVLAITFYTEE from the coding sequence ATGATGAGAAAGGTTGGCATTGTTACCGACAGCACCGCTTGCATACCTGAAGAACTGGTGGCGAAGTATGACATCTGTATAGTGCCACTCATGATAATCTTTGAAGGCAAGAGCTATCGCGACGGGATCGACATGAGCCCCAGTGAAGTCTACAGGATTATGCGACGTAGGGAGAATCTCCCCACCACCTCCACCCCTTCGGCAGGTGATTTCCTCGGTGCCTATCGCCGGTTGAGCGAGCAGGCAGAAAGCATACTCTGTATCACACTCACATCGCAACAAAGCAAAATCTACGATACCGCGCTGGTAGCTAGAGATGTGGCCAAAGAGGTGCTAACCAACACTGCCATCGACGTGCTAGATAGCCGGGCGGTGGGCGGCGCCCTGGGGCTTATAGTCTTGGAGGCAGCTCGCGCTGCCAGCCAGGGGGCAGACATGGCTCAGGTGGCTGAGGTGGCACGCGGTATGATGCCCAGGGTACATTTCATAGCGATGTTGGATACCCTCTTCTATCTGGCCAGAACCGGTCGCACCGGCAGGGCACAGGCTTGGGCTGGCTCTCTATTAAAGATAAAGCCAGTCGTGGAGCATGCTACTTCCACAGGAGAAACGATGCCGGTAGCGCGTCCCCGGACCAAGACAAAGGCAGTAAAGCAACTCATGGACATTATGGCAGAACGGGTTGGAGACTCCCCGGTGCATGTCATCGTGCACCATGCCGATGAGCTGGAGGATGGGGAGAAACTCAAGGCTGATATTGCCTCCCGATTTAACTGTGTTGAGCTTTATCTAACCGAGTTCACCCCCGGTATGGGGGTTCACGCCGGCCCGGGAGTGCTTGCCATCACCTTTTATACTGAGGAATGA
- a CDS encoding MBL fold metallo-hydrolase — MKLKWLGHAAFLITSEEGVKIITDPFEPGTFGVDYGKIEDAADIVVVSHEHPDHNYVKSVPGSPRVVRGTGRHQVKGIEFIGIASYHDDNGGKKRGPNNIFCFTVDGIRLCHLGDLGHQLSDKQIAAIGEVDVLLTPMAGNFTLDAAGAHRIVDQVQPRVVIPMHYQTDRCPTFPVSDVEPFLAVKTNVKRLDTAEVELKSDKLPAATEIVVLKHAL; from the coding sequence ATGAAGCTAAAATGGCTTGGTCACGCCGCTTTTCTTATTACATCGGAGGAAGGGGTCAAGATCATTACCGACCCCTTCGAGCCGGGGACATTCGGGGTCGATTATGGCAAAATAGAGGATGCGGCCGACATCGTGGTGGTAAGCCACGAGCATCCCGACCATAACTATGTCAAGAGTGTTCCCGGCAGCCCCCGGGTGGTGAGGGGCACCGGTAGGCATCAGGTGAAAGGCATCGAGTTTATCGGGATAGCAAGCTATCACGATGATAACGGCGGCAAGAAGCGGGGCCCGAATAACATATTCTGTTTTACCGTGGACGGCATAAGGTTATGTCACCTCGGCGACCTGGGGCATCAACTCAGCGACAAGCAGATCGCCGCTATCGGTGAGGTTGATGTCCTGCTCACCCCTATGGCAGGGAACTTCACCCTCGATGCTGCTGGAGCACACCGTATCGTCGATCAGGTTCAGCCCCGCGTGGTTATCCCCATGCACTATCAAACCGACAGGTGCCCCACTTTCCCGGTAAGCGATGTCGAGCCCTTCCTGGCTGTTAAGACCAATGTGAAGCGACTGGACACCGCTGAGGTGGAGCTTAAATCCGACAAGCTCCCCGCAGCCACAGAGATTGTGGTGCTTAAGCACGCCCTATAG
- a CDS encoding dTDP-4-dehydrorhamnose 3,5-epimerase family protein produces MDYLFGVKVQKLRLIPDERGWLMEMMRRDWEVFDKFGQAYVTTCYPGVIKAWHYHKLQIDHFTCVHGVAKLALYDAREDSTTRGMINEFYIGTLNPILVKIPSLIYHGFTAVGNEIAMIVNFPTELYNYEEPDEYRLPYDDPSIPYKWEVKMG; encoded by the coding sequence ATGGACTACTTATTCGGTGTCAAGGTGCAAAAGCTCCGCCTCATCCCTGATGAGCGGGGTTGGCTTATGGAGATGATGCGCCGGGACTGGGAGGTGTTTGACAAATTTGGGCAGGCGTATGTGACCACCTGCTATCCGGGTGTAATCAAGGCCTGGCACTACCACAAGCTTCAGATCGACCACTTCACCTGCGTTCATGGTGTTGCCAAGCTCGCCCTCTACGATGCCCGTGAGGACTCTACGACAAGGGGCATGATAAACGAGTTTTACATCGGGACCCTGAATCCTATCCTGGTAAAGATCCCATCCCTCATATATCATGGCTTTACCGCTGTGGGAAATGAGATAGCTATGATTGTCAACTTCCCCACCGAGCTCTATAACTATGAAGAGCCCGATGAGTATCGTCTCCCCTACGATGATCCATCCATCCCCTACAAATGGGAGGTAAAGATGGGATGA
- the rfbD gene encoding dTDP-4-dehydrorhamnose reductase, whose product MKVLVAGAGGMLARDLTICLSERGYEIVALPHNELDITDLKAVRTAVDEFEPELVINCAAYTKVDEAEKEEPQALLANGFGVQNICLACQQRDIPLVHFSTDYIFDGVKEGPYTIYDEPNPISAYGRSKLLGERYLLWLLSRFYLIRTSWLFGLHGKNFIETMTELGQREKQISVVKDQKGCPTWSYHLAQAVVELIETRRYGIYHITNSEPTTWYDFAREIFRICEMDVEVLPVTSDQVPRPAMRPQNSILDPFPLPRVLGREMPSWREALKEYIERRDTRG is encoded by the coding sequence ATGAAGGTGCTTGTCGCCGGTGCTGGGGGGATGCTGGCAAGAGACCTCACTATCTGCCTTTCAGAGCGGGGATATGAAATTGTGGCACTACCCCATAATGAGCTCGATATTACCGATCTCAAGGCTGTTAGAACCGCGGTGGATGAGTTCGAGCCTGAGCTTGTAATTAACTGCGCTGCCTATACCAAGGTGGATGAGGCGGAGAAAGAGGAGCCCCAGGCGCTTTTAGCAAACGGATTCGGTGTTCAGAACATCTGCCTTGCCTGCCAGCAGAGGGACATCCCTTTAGTCCATTTCAGTACCGACTATATCTTCGACGGTGTCAAGGAAGGACCTTATACAATCTATGATGAGCCCAACCCCATAAGCGCCTACGGTCGCTCAAAGCTACTCGGTGAGAGGTATCTACTGTGGCTTCTCAGCAGGTTTTACCTCATTCGCACCAGTTGGCTATTTGGACTCCATGGTAAAAACTTTATAGAGACCATGACGGAGCTCGGGCAAAGAGAAAAGCAGATATCTGTGGTAAAGGACCAGAAAGGGTGCCCCACCTGGAGCTACCACCTCGCTCAGGCGGTTGTTGAGCTTATCGAAACGAGGCGCTACGGGATTTACCACATCACAAACTCCGAGCCTACCACCTGGTACGACTTCGCCAGGGAGATCTTCAGGATCTGCGAAATGGACGTGGAGGTTCTTCCGGTTACCTCGGATCAGGTTCCCAGACCGGCAATGAGACCTCAGAACAGCATCCTTGACCCTTTCCCTCTTCCCCGGGTCTTAGGCAGGGAAATGCCTTCCTGGAGGGAGGCGCTTAAGGAGTATATCGAACGAAGAGATACCAGGGGATAG
- a CDS encoding leucyl aminopeptidase, which yields MEVKVVSGDITGLPVSAIIVNLFEGMKKTSGATAAVDKALGGLITQLIAEGEIKGKRNQMTLIHSMGKIAPQRVVVAGLGKEKELTLSVIRGVAAESCRFLRKVGATQVATIAHGAGVGGIDVEKSAQAVTEGAMLGLYTFLKHQTKEAEEGEIEQLLIVEREEEKLALLKRGCARGRITAEATSLARDMANEPANYMTPTHMAEVAQRVAGEWGLECRILEQADMEKLGMDAFLGVSRGSRQPPKLIVLSYKGGDPQRSPLGLVGKGITFDSGGISIKPSEGMGDMKGDMAGGAAVIAVMRAIGELGPEVSVTALVPATENLPDGAALKPGDIIRALNGKTIEVVNTDAEGRLILADALSYALKLGLSPVVDIATLTGACHIALGDLCTGAFGNNQDLMDKVLKAGEEAGEYIWQMPMYEEYREQNKSDVADTKNSAGRWGGAITAAQFLAEFVEQTPWVHLDIAGPSRAEKDRNHLVKGATGVAVRTLVNLILAYK from the coding sequence ATGGAGGTTAAGGTTGTATCAGGAGATATCACCGGGCTACCCGTAAGTGCCATCATAGTTAATCTCTTTGAAGGGATGAAAAAAACCAGCGGTGCTACGGCAGCGGTAGATAAGGCACTTGGCGGGCTTATTACCCAGCTCATCGCTGAGGGGGAGATCAAGGGAAAGCGCAACCAAATGACCCTGATTCATAGCATGGGTAAGATCGCGCCGCAGCGGGTGGTCGTCGCTGGCCTGGGGAAGGAAAAGGAACTAACCCTATCCGTGATTCGGGGGGTTGCTGCCGAGTCGTGTCGCTTCCTCAGAAAGGTTGGCGCGACGCAGGTGGCCACCATTGCTCACGGCGCAGGCGTGGGGGGTATAGACGTTGAGAAGTCGGCCCAGGCGGTAACAGAGGGCGCTATGTTAGGCCTTTACACCTTCCTCAAGCACCAAACCAAAGAAGCGGAGGAGGGGGAGATCGAGCAACTGCTCATCGTCGAGCGGGAGGAGGAAAAGCTCGCTTTGCTTAAGCGGGGGTGCGCCAGGGGACGGATAACGGCAGAGGCCACAAGCCTGGCCCGGGACATGGCCAACGAGCCGGCCAACTATATGACCCCTACCCATATGGCGGAGGTGGCGCAAAGGGTTGCCGGTGAGTGGGGGCTCGAGTGCCGCATCCTGGAGCAAGCGGATATGGAAAAGCTGGGGATGGATGCCTTCCTTGGCGTATCCCGGGGAAGCAGGCAGCCGCCAAAGCTTATCGTTCTCAGCTATAAGGGTGGCGATCCTCAAAGAAGCCCCCTGGGCCTTGTGGGCAAGGGTATAACCTTCGACTCCGGGGGTATCTCTATCAAGCCATCAGAGGGGATGGGAGACATGAAGGGGGACATGGCCGGTGGCGCTGCCGTTATCGCTGTCATGCGTGCCATCGGCGAGCTCGGGCCCGAGGTTAGTGTCACCGCGCTAGTGCCCGCAACGGAGAACCTCCCGGACGGTGCAGCCCTAAAGCCCGGGGATATTATACGGGCGTTAAATGGCAAGACCATCGAGGTCGTGAACACCGATGCCGAGGGGCGGCTCATCCTGGCCGATGCCCTCAGTTATGCTCTCAAGCTGGGGCTTTCCCCGGTGGTAGACATCGCCACGCTCACAGGTGCATGTCACATCGCCCTAGGCGATCTCTGCACCGGCGCCTTTGGCAATAATCAGGATCTAATGGATAAAGTGCTCAAGGCGGGTGAGGAGGCTGGCGAGTACATCTGGCAGATGCCCATGTATGAGGAGTACAGGGAGCAGAACAAGAGCGATGTCGCCGACACCAAGAACTCCGCGGGCAGATGGGGGGGTGCGATCACCGCGGCCCAGTTCCTCGCCGAATTCGTTGAGCAGACACCCTGGGTACACCTGGATATTGCCGGTCCTTCACGCGCCGAGAAGGACCGAAACCACCTAGTAAAGGGGGCAACCGGTGTTGCGGTTAGAACCCTAGTCAACCTCATCTTAGCCTATAAATAG